The Pseudosulfitobacter pseudonitzschiae genome includes a region encoding these proteins:
- a CDS encoding NADP-dependent oxidoreductase gives MTEQMQRITLASRPDGAPTADNFKMESGPVPTPGEGEVLVRVHYMSLDPYMRGRMDDAKSYAAPVPIGGTMEGGAVGEVIASNSDAFEPGDFAFGMFGWATHGVQPAKMLRKVDPAHGPITASLGVLGMPGFTGYHGLTEIGRPKSGETLVVAAATGPVGSMVGQVAKSLGLRTVGIAGGAEKCKMAVETFGFDACLDHRAYDDAKSLRETLKQECPKGIDIYFENVGGKVLEAVMPMMNPHGRIPICGMIAWYNAGGLGDGANAPLTAPKLWRTILVNFLSVQGFIISNHWDKFPAFLSEIGPKVASGEIKVVEDIAEGLDKAPEAFIGLLQGKNMGKQIVKVA, from the coding sequence ATGACCGAGCAGATGCAACGCATTACACTTGCCAGCCGCCCCGACGGCGCGCCGACGGCTGACAACTTCAAGATGGAAAGCGGCCCCGTGCCTACGCCCGGCGAGGGCGAGGTATTGGTGCGGGTCCACTATATGTCACTTGACCCCTACATGCGTGGCCGCATGGATGATGCCAAATCCTATGCAGCGCCTGTGCCCATTGGTGGCACGATGGAAGGCGGTGCAGTGGGCGAAGTGATCGCGTCGAATTCGGATGCGTTCGAACCGGGCGACTTCGCGTTCGGGATGTTCGGTTGGGCCACCCACGGGGTGCAACCGGCCAAGATGCTGCGCAAGGTCGATCCGGCACACGGACCGATCACTGCAAGCCTGGGCGTTCTGGGGATGCCCGGTTTTACCGGCTATCATGGTCTGACGGAAATCGGCCGCCCGAAATCGGGTGAAACGCTGGTTGTCGCGGCGGCCACCGGCCCTGTCGGGTCGATGGTAGGCCAGGTCGCCAAGAGCCTCGGGCTGCGCACTGTGGGCATCGCGGGCGGCGCTGAAAAGTGCAAAATGGCTGTCGAAACCTTCGGCTTTGACGCCTGTCTGGATCACCGCGCCTATGACGACGCGAAATCCTTGCGCGAGACGCTAAAACAGGAATGCCCCAAGGGTATCGACATTTATTTTGAAAACGTCGGTGGCAAGGTGCTGGAAGCGGTGATGCCGATGATGAATCCGCACGGGCGTATCCCGATCTGCGGCATGATCGCATGGTACAATGCGGGCGGTTTGGGTGACGGGGCCAATGCGCCGCTGACAGCGCCCAAGCTGTGGCGGACAATTCTGGTCAATTTCCTGTCGGTGCAAGGTTTTATCATCTCGAACCATTGGGACAAGTTCCCTGCGTTCCTGTCCGAGATCGGACCGAAAGTCGCAAGCGGCGAGATCAAGGTAGTCGAGGATATCGCCGAAGGACTGGATAAAGCACCCGAAGCCTTCATCGGTCTGTTGCAAGGCAAGAACATGGGCAAGCAGATCGTCAAGGTGGCCTGA
- a CDS encoding LysR family transcriptional regulator, protein MHIEFRHLRTIKAIHEAGGLAKAAEQLHITQSALSHQIKGLEDQAGVELFVRRSKPMKLSAAGLRLLRLAEQILPQVQAMQDEFSGLRDGRSGRMHIAIECHACFEWLFPVLERFRKDWPDVDVDIRPGLAFEALPALLKEEVDLVVSSDPEELAGVEFLELFDYAPVFVASKDNPLAEKPFIDAEDFRDQTLITYPVERSRLDVFSQLLSPARVEPAAVRQAELTAVILLLVASNRGVAVLPDWVVREVKYSSDYVTRPLTSKGLTRRLYAAVRSDERGKPYMERLITLARTEARKLQKA, encoded by the coding sequence ATGCATATCGAATTCCGCCACCTGCGTACGATCAAAGCCATTCACGAAGCCGGAGGGCTGGCCAAGGCCGCCGAGCAATTGCACATTACCCAATCCGCATTATCTCATCAAATCAAAGGCTTAGAGGATCAGGCGGGTGTCGAGCTGTTCGTGCGCCGGTCCAAACCGATGAAACTGTCGGCGGCAGGATTGCGGTTGTTGCGGTTGGCCGAGCAGATTTTGCCGCAAGTGCAAGCGATGCAGGATGAATTCAGCGGCCTGCGTGACGGACGTTCAGGCCGTATGCACATCGCCATCGAATGTCATGCTTGTTTCGAGTGGCTGTTTCCGGTGCTGGAACGCTTTCGCAAGGATTGGCCCGATGTCGATGTCGATATCCGCCCCGGTCTGGCGTTCGAGGCGCTGCCTGCATTGCTTAAAGAAGAAGTTGATCTTGTTGTGTCCTCCGACCCCGAGGAACTGGCAGGGGTCGAGTTTCTTGAACTGTTTGATTACGCACCTGTTTTTGTGGCCTCCAAGGATAATCCGCTGGCGGAAAAGCCCTTTATCGACGCCGAGGATTTCCGTGATCAGACCCTGATCACCTATCCGGTCGAGCGCAGCCGACTGGACGTGTTCAGCCAGCTTTTGAGTCCTGCGCGTGTCGAACCCGCAGCCGTGCGGCAGGCAGAGTTGACGGCAGTGATCCTGCTGCTGGTGGCGTCAAATCGTGGCGTTGCAGTATTGCCCGACTGGGTGGTGCGCGAGGTCAAATATTCATCCGACTATGTGACGCGCCCGCTGACGTCCAAGGGGCTGACCCGCCGTCTTTATGCCGCCGTGCGCAGTGATGAACGCGGTAAACCCTATATGGAACGGTTGATCACGCTGGCCCGCACCGAAGCACGCAAACTGCAAAAGGCGTGA
- the metF gene encoding methylenetetrahydrofolate reductase [NAD(P)H], which yields MTALSFEVFPPKSIDAGFRLWDTVQALTPLEPRFFSVTYGAGGSTQDLTHEAAQTLRRSSGLPVAAHLTCVGATRGKVLQTADKFADAGITDIVALRGDPVDGTGFQQVEGGFANSIELVEALADTGRFTIRVGAYPESHADAADTAQNIAWLKAKIDAGASEAITQFFFEAETFLRFRDACVKAGITAPIVPGILPVGNWKTIQRFAAQCGADVPVTLGQGFENAARDGNADLFALAHCTEMCDALRTEGVDALHFYTLNRPDLTREACRALGLIPATAMRNVA from the coding sequence ATGACCGCGCTTTCGTTCGAAGTCTTCCCGCCCAAGTCCATCGACGCAGGTTTTCGTCTGTGGGACACAGTACAGGCGCTGACGCCGCTTGAGCCGCGGTTTTTCTCGGTCACTTATGGTGCGGGTGGCAGCACGCAAGATCTGACACACGAGGCGGCACAGACACTGCGCCGGTCCTCTGGTCTGCCGGTAGCGGCGCACCTGACCTGCGTGGGCGCGACCCGTGGCAAGGTTTTGCAAACGGCGGACAAATTCGCCGATGCGGGCATTACCGACATCGTTGCCCTGCGCGGTGATCCGGTGGATGGCACTGGTTTCCAGCAAGTCGAAGGTGGCTTTGCCAACAGCATCGAACTGGTCGAGGCACTGGCTGATACAGGTCGGTTTACCATCCGCGTCGGCGCCTACCCCGAAAGCCACGCAGATGCTGCCGATACTGCTCAGAACATCGCTTGGCTGAAGGCCAAGATCGACGCAGGCGCTTCCGAGGCGATCACCCAGTTCTTTTTCGAAGCTGAAACTTTCCTGCGGTTTCGCGATGCCTGCGTCAAAGCGGGCATCACCGCGCCGATCGTGCCGGGCATCCTGCCGGTGGGCAACTGGAAGACCATTCAGAGATTTGCAGCACAATGCGGTGCCGATGTTCCGGTGACGCTTGGCCAAGGGTTTGAAAACGCAGCGCGTGATGGCAACGCCGATCTGTTCGCCCTCGCGCATTGCACCGAAATGTGCGACGCGCTGCGCACCGAGGGTGTGGATGCGCTGCATTTCTATACGCTGAACCGCCCCGACCTGACCCGCGAAGCCTGCCGTGCTTTGGGCCTGATCCCTGCGACAGCGATGCGCAACGTCGCGTAA
- a CDS encoding PaaI family thioesterase has product MPHIAQRPEDLLSLDDLKQLSGLEFIQSILDGSLPGPPIGNTLNYTMHAAEKGRVVFRGAPEFSAANPLGTVHGGWYGTLLDSAMACAVQTCIPRGSIYTTLEFKINITRAIPLGMMIDCIGTVDHVGRSTGVSKGEIHGVEDGKLYATGSTTCIIMSAG; this is encoded by the coding sequence ATGCCCCACATAGCCCAGCGGCCAGAAGATCTTTTGAGCCTTGATGACCTGAAACAGCTTTCGGGGCTTGAATTTATCCAAAGTATTCTTGACGGCAGCCTGCCGGGTCCGCCCATCGGAAACACCCTGAACTATACTATGCACGCTGCCGAAAAGGGCCGCGTGGTGTTTCGGGGTGCGCCTGAATTCAGCGCGGCGAACCCGTTGGGCACCGTTCACGGCGGCTGGTACGGTACCTTGCTGGACAGCGCGATGGCGTGTGCTGTGCAAACCTGCATCCCGCGCGGCTCTATTTACACGACGCTGGAATTCAAGATTAACATCACCCGCGCGATCCCCTTAGGCATGATGATCGACTGTATCGGCACTGTCGATCATGTGGGCCGATCCACAGGTGTGTCCAAGGGCGAAATTCACGGCGTCGAAGATGGAAAACTTTATGCGACTGGATCAACCACTTGCATCATCATGAGCGCGGGCTGA
- a CDS encoding DUF2235 domain-containing protein yields MRLSRLNKTVVGWLRDRFGSGTPSTPPRTRGPTIHVIILDGTMSTLMPDFETNAGLTYKLLREMGAEVSVYYESGLQWSNWRNAGDVILGRGINRQIRRAYGYLASRYRPGDKIYLMGYSRGAYAVRSLAGIVGFIGLLKAEHATERNIREVYRHYEAGGTSDASHAFARLHCHAEVPIEMIGVWDTVKSLGFNVPVLWRLSAPQHSFHNHQLGPHVKHGFHALARNETRMAYAPVMWETEGDWPGHLEQMWFRGTHGDVGGHLGGFNAARPLSNISLVWLLQMAESCGLPLPQGWAGRFPQDALAPSVGTWRGFGGMFVMRRVRTVGMDPSERVHPSVAEAARAPARSWWSDWFYRAPAN; encoded by the coding sequence ATGCGCCTATCGCGGCTGAATAAGACGGTCGTCGGATGGCTGCGCGACCGTTTTGGGTCGGGCACGCCGTCCACGCCGCCGCGTACACGCGGGCCCACGATTCATGTCATCATTCTTGATGGCACGATGTCCACCCTTATGCCCGACTTCGAAACCAACGCGGGCCTGACTTACAAGCTGCTGCGCGAAATGGGCGCCGAGGTGTCGGTCTATTACGAATCCGGTCTGCAATGGTCGAATTGGCGCAACGCGGGCGATGTGATTCTGGGGCGCGGGATTAACCGGCAAATTCGCCGCGCCTATGGCTATCTGGCATCGCGCTACCGGCCCGGTGACAAGATTTATCTGATGGGGTATTCGCGCGGCGCCTATGCGGTGCGCTCGCTGGCGGGGATCGTGGGCTTTATCGGCCTGCTCAAGGCCGAGCACGCGACCGAGCGCAACATTCGCGAGGTCTACCGTCATTATGAAGCAGGCGGGACCAGCGACGCGTCTCACGCCTTTGCCCGCTTGCATTGCCACGCAGAGGTTCCGATCGAGATGATCGGCGTCTGGGACACGGTGAAATCGCTGGGCTTTAACGTGCCGGTGTTGTGGCGGCTAAGTGCGCCGCAACATTCGTTTCACAACCACCAGCTTGGCCCGCATGTGAAGCACGGCTTTCACGCCTTGGCCCGCAATGAGACGCGCATGGCCTATGCGCCGGTCATGTGGGAAACCGAAGGCGACTGGCCCGGACACCTGGAACAGATGTGGTTTCGTGGCACCCACGGTGATGTCGGCGGCCATCTGGGGGGCTTTAACGCGGCGCGACCCTTGTCGAATATCTCGTTGGTCTGGTTGCTGCAAATGGCCGAAAGCTGTGGGCTGCCGCTGCCGCAGGGGTGGGCTGGGCGGTTCCCGCAGGATGCGCTCGCGCCTTCGGTCGGGACTTGGCGGGGCTTTGGCGGGATGTTCGTCATGCGGCGCGTACGCACGGTCGGCATGGACCCGTCCGAGCGCGTGCACCCCAGCGTGGCCGAGGCCGCTCGCGCGCCCGCGCGCTCGTGGTGGTCAGATTGGTTTTACCGCGCACCAGCGAATTGA
- a CDS encoding xanthine dehydrogenase family protein molybdopterin-binding subunit, with the protein MDKFGKSQSTVRVEDVRFLTGAGRYVDDIAPEGALHAFVLRSPVAHGTITELDVSEAKQAVGVHLVLTYDDLEAAGMNTGMVATTVENRDKTKGAAPKRPILATGKLRYVGEPIAVIFADKYEQARDAAELIVLDYDELPAKMDLTPGGETLHAEAPDNRAFDWGMGDEAATQAAFDAAAKTVSLEIGDNRIIVNSMEPRGCYAEMEGDRIHVAINAQGVWAHKDQLADALQVDAEQIRVTNPDVGGGFGMKAMGYPEPFVLAHATRTLNRPVRWMSDRGEAMMSDNGGRDLVSVAELAFDADHKITAYRVRTRCNLGAYNSQFGQPIQTQLFSRVLMGVYDVQTTWLQVEGYFTNTTQVDAYRGAGRPEAIYVLERVMDRAARELGVDPWDLRRRNFIKPGQFPYKTATGETYDVGDFNKVLDRAVLEADDAGFAVRKAADAERGLLRGRGTCYYIESILGDPSEGAKVTFNEDGTVSIYVGTQSNGQGHETVYAKFLSDQTGIPHDLITVIQGDSDLIKKGGGTGGSRSVTTQNNATLATVDVIMSSFKDFLAGEMGVDAADISFDDERFRAEGSNLTPTMLEVAALARGVERDDLLTHEARASLPARSFPNGAHVAEVVIDPDTGVTTVDSYTVVDDFGNLINPMLAEGQVHGGVAQGIGQAITEHVVYDEDGQLLSASFMDYAMPRAYDVPWISFTSEPVPSTANIMGMKGCGEAGTVGALAAVSNAVQDALWERGVRQADMPFTPMKVWEMLQDAPIAAE; encoded by the coding sequence ATGGATAAATTCGGGAAAAGTCAGTCGACTGTGCGGGTCGAGGATGTGCGCTTTCTCACTGGCGCGGGGCGCTATGTGGACGATATCGCACCCGAGGGTGCATTGCACGCCTTCGTACTGCGTTCACCCGTCGCGCACGGCACCATCACCGAACTGGATGTGAGCGAGGCCAAACAGGCCGTAGGCGTGCATTTGGTCCTGACCTATGACGATCTTGAAGCGGCAGGTATGAACACCGGCATGGTCGCGACCACCGTCGAAAACCGTGACAAGACAAAAGGCGCCGCACCCAAACGTCCTATCCTTGCCACCGGCAAGCTGCGTTATGTGGGTGAACCGATCGCGGTGATCTTTGCCGACAAATATGAACAGGCCCGTGATGCCGCCGAATTGATCGTTCTGGATTATGACGAGCTGCCCGCCAAGATGGACCTGACACCGGGCGGAGAGACCCTGCACGCCGAGGCACCGGACAACCGCGCGTTCGATTGGGGCATGGGCGACGAGGCCGCCACACAGGCGGCTTTTGACGCCGCTGCCAAGACCGTCAGCCTTGAAATCGGGGACAACCGTATCATCGTAAATTCGATGGAGCCGCGTGGCTGCTATGCTGAAATGGAAGGCGACCGCATTCACGTCGCTATCAACGCGCAGGGCGTCTGGGCACATAAGGACCAGCTGGCTGACGCGCTTCAGGTGGATGCAGAACAGATCCGCGTGACCAACCCCGATGTGGGCGGCGGCTTTGGCATGAAGGCGATGGGCTATCCCGAGCCGTTCGTTCTGGCCCATGCCACACGCACCCTGAACCGCCCCGTGCGCTGGATGTCCGATCGCGGCGAGGCAATGATGAGCGACAACGGTGGGCGTGATCTGGTGTCGGTGGCCGAGCTGGCCTTTGATGCGGATCACAAGATCACTGCATATCGTGTGCGCACCCGGTGCAACCTTGGTGCCTATAACAGCCAGTTTGGCCAACCCATTCAGACACAACTGTTTTCGCGGGTTCTGATGGGCGTTTACGACGTTCAGACCACGTGGTTGCAGGTCGAAGGCTATTTCACCAACACCACCCAAGTGGACGCCTATCGCGGCGCGGGCCGCCCCGAGGCAATCTATGTGCTGGAGCGCGTCATGGACCGTGCCGCGCGCGAGTTGGGCGTTGATCCGTGGGATTTACGCCGGCGAAACTTTATCAAACCCGGCCAGTTTCCTTACAAGACCGCTACAGGGGAAACCTACGACGTGGGTGATTTCAACAAAGTGCTGGACCGCGCAGTACTTGAAGCCGACGACGCAGGCTTTGCCGTGCGCAAGGCGGCAGATGCCGAACGTGGTCTGCTGCGCGGGCGCGGCACCTGTTACTATATCGAAAGTATTCTGGGCGATCCTTCGGAAGGGGCCAAGGTCACCTTTAACGAGGATGGAACAGTGTCGATCTATGTCGGTACACAAAGCAACGGGCAGGGGCATGAAACCGTCTATGCCAAATTCCTCAGCGATCAGACGGGTATTCCGCACGATTTGATTACTGTCATTCAGGGTGACAGTGACCTGATCAAAAAGGGCGGCGGCACTGGCGGGTCGCGGTCTGTGACCACGCAAAACAACGCGACGCTGGCAACTGTCGATGTGATCATGTCCAGCTTTAAGGATTTCCTCGCGGGCGAAATGGGCGTTGATGCGGCCGACATCAGCTTTGACGATGAACGCTTTCGCGCCGAGGGCAGTAACCTGACCCCGACAATGCTTGAGGTTGCTGCACTGGCCCGCGGGGTCGAACGGGACGATTTGCTGACCCACGAGGCCCGTGCGTCATTGCCCGCGCGCAGCTTTCCCAACGGCGCGCATGTGGCCGAGGTTGTGATCGACCCTGACACCGGCGTGACCACTGTTGACAGCTACACGGTAGTGGATGACTTCGGTAATCTGATCAATCCGATGCTGGCGGAAGGGCAGGTACACGGCGGCGTGGCCCAAGGGATCGGTCAGGCGATCACCGAACACGTGGTCTATGACGAAGACGGCCAGCTGTTGTCTGCGTCCTTCATGGATTATGCGATGCCCCGAGCGTATGATGTGCCGTGGATCAGCTTTACCTCGGAACCGGTGCCCTCAACGGCGAATATCATGGGCATGAAAGGCTGTGGCGAGGCCGGGACCGTCGGCGCGCTGGCGGCAGTGTCGAACGCGGTGCAGGATGCGCTGTGGGAACGCGGTGTGCGACAGGCAGATATGCCATTCACGCCGATGAAAGTATGGGAAATGCTACAGGATGCGCCTATCGCGGCTGAATAA
- a CDS encoding valine--tRNA ligase: MPLEKSFNAPEAEARLYSAWEEAGCFVAGANAKPGASSYAIMIPPPNVTGVLHMGHAFNNTLQDILVRWHRMRGFDTLWQPGTDHAGIATQMVVERRLAETKQPGRIELGREAFLEKVWEWKAESGGTIAGQLRRLGASCDWSREAFTMSGAPNAPAGEEGNFHDAVIKVFVDMFNKGLIYRGKRLVNWDPHFETAISDLEVENIETPGQMWHFKYPLAGGATYTYIEKDEDGAVVLEEERDYIAIATTRPETMLGDGAVAVHPSDERYAPIVGQLCEIPVGPKEHRRLIPIITDEYPDKDFGSGAVKITGAHDFNDYQVAKRGGIPMYNLMDTRGAMRADGRPYAEEAAIAQAIANGERDFDEVMIAAMNLVPEEYRGLDRFDARARVVDDITREGLAVMHMVPVTDAEGNESVEAVPYVEQKPIMQPYGDRSKVVIEPLLTDQWFVDTDKIVGPALDAVRSGDVKIIPESGEKVYFNWLENIEPWCISRQLWWGHQIPVWYGFDLHAFGFSDDEGDGVLDMVEVGRLLSAQSLRDRADRHICGADIDAVHVEFTASLAELPTPLGHARVIEVADRDTALHQFTAALAEYATTQDPTTLIYPVWRDPDVLDTWFSSGLWPIGTLGWPEDTGALKRYFPTSDLITGQDILFFWVARMMMMQLAVVGQKPFSTVYLHGLVRDAKGKKMSKSTGNVIDPLDLIDECGADALRFTNASMASLGGALKLDTKRIEGYRNFVTKLWNAATYGEFKGTFALPHSDAVPQTKLPLNTWIKGEIAKTLEAVNAALETYRFNDAANTLYSFVWNTFCSQYLEFTKPVLDGEDAAAAAETKATYAWALDQILILLHPIMPFVTEELWSAKARPKMLVHTDWPTYTAADLVDAKADADLTWTVAIIEAIRSARAQMNVPAGAFVPLVVKHMDDTTRRVWSENEALITRFARVEALNEVAEMPKGTVALAISGGSFGLPLADVIDVAAEKARLDKTLGKLAKELGGLRGRLNNPKFADSAPDEIIAETRANLALREAEEAKLKDALARLSELD, encoded by the coding sequence ATGCCCTTGGAAAAATCATTCAACGCCCCCGAGGCCGAAGCGCGGCTGTATTCCGCTTGGGAAGAGGCCGGATGCTTCGTCGCAGGCGCCAACGCCAAGCCGGGCGCTTCATCCTATGCGATCATGATCCCGCCGCCCAACGTCACCGGCGTGCTGCACATGGGCCATGCATTCAACAACACGCTACAAGATATTCTGGTGCGCTGGCACCGGATGCGCGGCTTTGACACGCTGTGGCAGCCCGGCACCGACCACGCGGGCATCGCCACGCAAATGGTGGTAGAGCGCCGTCTGGCCGAGACGAAACAGCCCGGTCGTATTGAATTGGGCCGCGAGGCGTTTCTGGAGAAGGTCTGGGAATGGAAGGCTGAATCCGGCGGCACCATCGCGGGCCAGTTGCGCCGTCTGGGCGCGTCCTGCGACTGGTCGCGCGAGGCGTTCACCATGTCGGGCGCACCAAACGCACCGGCGGGCGAAGAGGGCAATTTCCACGATGCGGTGATCAAGGTCTTTGTCGATATGTTCAACAAGGGGTTGATTTATCGCGGCAAACGGCTGGTCAACTGGGACCCGCATTTCGAAACGGCGATTTCCGATCTGGAAGTCGAGAATATCGAAACACCGGGGCAGATGTGGCACTTTAAATACCCGCTGGCGGGCGGTGCCACCTATACCTACATCGAAAAAGACGAAGACGGGGCTGTCGTGCTGGAAGAAGAGCGCGACTATATCGCGATTGCCACCACGCGCCCCGAAACCATGCTGGGTGACGGAGCTGTCGCGGTTCATCCATCGGATGAGCGTTACGCGCCCATCGTTGGCCAGCTTTGTGAAATTCCCGTTGGCCCGAAAGAGCATCGCCGCCTGATCCCGATCATCACCGATGAATACCCCGACAAGGATTTCGGCTCGGGTGCGGTTAAGATCACCGGTGCGCATGATTTCAACGACTATCAAGTCGCCAAGCGCGGCGGCATCCCGATGTACAACCTGATGGACACGCGCGGTGCCATGCGCGCCGATGGCCGCCCCTATGCCGAAGAGGCCGCGATTGCGCAGGCCATTGCCAACGGCGAGCGCGACTTTGACGAGGTGATGATCGCCGCGATGAACCTTGTGCCGGAAGAATACCGCGGCCTTGACCGGTTCGACGCCCGTGCGCGCGTGGTCGACGACATCACCCGCGAAGGGCTGGCCGTGATGCATATGGTCCCCGTGACCGATGCCGAAGGCAACGAAAGCGTCGAAGCAGTGCCCTACGTCGAGCAGAAGCCGATCATGCAGCCCTATGGCGACCGGTCCAAAGTGGTGATCGAGCCGCTGCTGACCGACCAATGGTTTGTGGACACCGACAAGATCGTCGGCCCCGCACTGGACGCCGTGCGCAGTGGCGATGTGAAGATTATCCCCGAGAGCGGTGAGAAGGTCTATTTCAACTGGCTTGAAAACATCGAGCCGTGGTGCATTTCGCGCCAGCTGTGGTGGGGGCATCAGATCCCGGTCTGGTACGGCTTTGACCTGCACGCCTTCGGCTTTTCCGATGATGAAGGCGACGGCGTGCTGGATATGGTCGAAGTGGGCCGCCTGCTGTCGGCGCAATCCCTGCGCGACCGTGCCGACCGGCACATTTGCGGCGCGGATATTGACGCGGTCCATGTGGAATTCACGGCATCACTGGCCGAACTGCCGACGCCGCTGGGCCATGCCCGCGTGATCGAAGTTGCCGACCGCGACACCGCGCTGCACCAGTTCACCGCGGCCTTGGCCGAATATGCCACCACGCAAGACCCCACAACGCTAATCTATCCGGTCTGGCGCGACCCCGACGTGCTGGACACTTGGTTCTCGTCCGGTCTGTGGCCGATTGGCACGCTGGGCTGGCCCGAAGACACCGGCGCGCTCAAACGCTATTTCCCGACATCAGACCTGATCACCGGTCAGGATATCCTGTTCTTCTGGGTCGCCCGCATGATGATGATGCAACTGGCCGTCGTCGGGCAAAAGCCGTTCTCGACCGTCTATCTGCATGGCCTCGTGCGCGACGCCAAGGGCAAGAAAATGTCGAAATCGACCGGCAACGTGATCGACCCGCTGGACCTGATCGACGAATGCGGCGCAGACGCCCTGCGCTTTACCAATGCGTCGATGGCCAGCCTCGGCGGTGCGCTGAAACTGGACACCAAACGGATCGAAGGCTACCGCAACTTCGTCACCAAACTTTGGAACGCCGCCACCTATGGCGAATTCAAGGGCACGTTCGCGCTGCCCCATTCCGACGCGGTGCCGCAGACCAAACTGCCGCTGAACACATGGATCAAGGGCGAAATCGCCAAGACGCTGGAGGCGGTGAATGCGGCACTTGAAACCTACCGGTTCAATGACGCGGCCAACACGCTTTACAGTTTCGTCTGGAACACCTTCTGCTCGCAATACCTTGAGTTCACCAAACCGGTGCTCGATGGCGAAGACGCGGCAGCAGCAGCCGAGACCAAGGCGACCTATGCTTGGGCGCTTGACCAGATTTTGATCCTGTTGCACCCGATCATGCCCTTTGTCACCGAAGAGCTGTGGAGCGCCAAGGCGCGGCCCAAGATGCTGGTCCACACCGACTGGCCCACCTACACTGCTGCCGATCTGGTCGACGCCAAGGCCGACGCTGATCTGACGTGGACCGTGGCGATCATTGAGGCGATCCGCTCGGCGCGTGCACAGATGAACGTGCCTGCCGGTGCCTTTGTGCCGTTGGTGGTCAAGCACATGGACGACACCACCCGCCGCGTCTGGTCCGAAAACGAGGCGCTGATCACCCGCTTTGCCCGCGTCGAGGCGCTAAACGAAGTGGCCGAGATGCCCAAGGGCACCGTGGCGCTGGCCATATCTGGCGGCAGCTTTGGACTGCCACTGGCCGATGTGATTGACGTGGCTGCAGAAAAGGCGCGTCTGGACAAGACATTGGGCAAACTCGCCAAAGAGTTGGGCGGCCTGCGTGGCCGTCTGAACAATCCCAAGTTCGCCGACAGTGCTCCCGACGAGATCATTGCCGAAACCCGCGCCAACCTTGCCCTGCGCGAGGCTGAAGAGGCCAAGCTGAAAGACGCGCTGGCACGTCTGTCCGAACTGGACTGA